In a genomic window of Urocitellus parryii isolate mUroPar1 chromosome 2, mUroPar1.hap1, whole genome shotgun sequence:
- the LOC113180183 gene encoding phospholipid scramblase 1-like, with translation MPVPPPLNCPPGLEHLILIDQLLVQQQVEILEAITGFETNNRYEIKDRLKQTIYFAVEDNDCCTRNFCGYNRPFTIKILTLSGQEIIILKRPLRCNSCFFPCCLQKIEVQAPPGVPIGYVSQTWHPCFPKFSVQNENRKEVLKVIGPIMVCNCSTSIDFEVKSLHKGTVVGKISKQWAGFIKELFTNSDNFGIQFPLDLDVKMKAVMLGACFLIDFMFFENTGLQRPKIGIW, from the exons ATGCCTGTGCCACCACCTCTGAACTGCCCACCTGGATTAGAACATTTAATTCTG ATAGATCAGTTACTGGTTCAGCAGCAAGTTGAAATTCTGGAAG cCATCACAGGTTTCGAAACTAATAACAGATATGAAATAAAGGACAGACTGAAACAGACAATCTACTTTGCCGTGGAAGATAACGATTGCTGCACTCGCAATTTCTGTGGGTATAATAGGCCTTTTACCATAAAGATCCTTACTCTTTCAGGTCAAGAAATCATAATTCTGAAGAGACCACTACGATGTAATAGCTGTTTCTTCCCCTGCTGCCTGCAAAAG ATAGAAGTTCAAGCTCCTCCTGGTGTACCTATAGGTTATGTTTCTCAGACCTGGCACCCATGTTTTCCCAAGTTCAGTGTTCAAAATGAGAACAGAAAGGAAGTACTGAAAGTTATTGGTCCAATTATGGTGTGTAACTGCAGCACCAGCATTGATTTTGAG GTTAAATCTCTTCATAAAGGAACTGTGGTTGGCAAGATTTCCAAGCAGTGGGCTGGTTTTATCAAAGAACTTTTTACAAACAGTGATAACTTTGGGATCCAGTTTCCTTTAGACCTCGATGTGAAAATGAAGGCTGTGATGCTTGGGGCCTGCTTCCTCATT gacttcaTGTTTTTTGAAAATACTGGATTACAGAGACCAAAAATAGGAATATGGTAG